A single window of Balaenoptera ricei isolate mBalRic1 chromosome 15, mBalRic1.hap2, whole genome shotgun sequence DNA harbors:
- the LOC132349183 gene encoding glycine cleavage system H protein, mitochondrial — protein MALRVARSVGAAICSLRAISAPNAPCPPRPWGLRAGAVRALRTGPALLSGRKFTDKHEWVTTENGVGTVGISNFAQEALGDVVYCSLPEVGTKLNKQEEFGALESVKAASELYSPLSGEVTEINEALAENPGLVNKSCYEDGWLIKMTLSNPSELDELMSEEAYEKYIKSIEE, from the coding sequence ATGGCGCTGCGAGTGGCGCGCAGCGTGGGGGCCGCGATCTGCAGCCTGCGCGCCATCTCTGCGCCCAACGCGCCCTGCCCGCCGCGGCCCTGGGGACTGCGGGCGGGCGCCGTCCGGGCGCTGCGCACCGGCCCCGCTCTGCTGTCTGGTCGTAAATTCACAGACAAACATGAATGGGTAACAACAGAAAACGGTGTTGGAACAGTGGGAATCAGCAATTTTGCACAGGAAGCTTTGGGAGATGTTGTTTACTGTAGTCTGCCTGAAGTTGGGACAAAATTGAACAAACAAGAGGAATTTGGTGCTTTGGAAAGTGTGAAAGCTGCTAGTGAACTCTATTCTCCTCTATCAGGAGAAGTAACTGAAATTAATGAAGCTCTAGCAGAAAATCCAGGACTTGTCAACAAATCTTGTTATGAAGATGGTTGGCTGATCAAGATGACACTCAGTAACCCTTCAGAACTAGATGAACTAATGAGTGAAGAAGCAtatgagaaatacataaaatctatTGAGGAGTGA